AGTTCCCTTTATCCTGGCGTTCCTGATCGCCTTGCTGCTGATCACTTTCGTGCCCCAGATCAGCATGTTCTTGCTGCAGTAAGAGCTCCGGGCAGCTGCCCGTTCATAGTTCTAATTATTTTTAAGGAGGATATTCCCATGAAAAAGTTATTGGCTCTGCTTTTATCCCTGGCAATGGCATTGTCTCTGGCCGCCTGCGGCGGCGGAGAGACTGCACAGCAGGAGCCTGGCGGGGATGCCGCCGGGGAAACTTACAGCTTCTCTGTAGGCACCAACACTGCGGAGGATTCCGTCAACCATTTGCTGGCAGCCAAGTTTAAGGAGTTGATCGAAGATCGCTCTGATGGTGCTGTCACCGTGACACTGTATGAAAACGGCGCCCTGGGCGGCGACGCGGAGCTGACGGAGTCCTGCATTGCCGGTTCCGTGGACTTCATCGTGGGCATGACCGGCTCTCTGGTGAACTATATCCCTGAGGCCGCCCTGTTCGACCTGCCCAACGTGTTCCCCGACCTGGAAACCGCCCGGGAAGTGCTGGACGGCCCCATTCTGGCGGAGCTGCAGGCCGCCTATGAAGCCGGCGGACTGAAGCTGTTCGGCTATGCCGATTCCGGTTTCCGCGTCATGACCAGCAGCAAGGCGGTCCGCCAGATGTCTGATTTCTCCGGCATCAAGATCCGTACCATGGAGAATCCCAACCACATCGCCTACTGGCAGGCTCTGGGCGCCAACCCCACTCCCGCTGACTTCAGCGAGTTGTATATGTCCCTGGAGCAAGGTACTCTGGACGCTCAGGAGAACCCCTATGACCTGATCGTGGCCAACAAGCTGTATGAGCCCCAGGCCTATGTCATTGAGACCAATCATCTGCTGCACACTCTGAACATGGTGGGCAGCAAGGCCACCTATGACGCCCTGCCCGCTGATATCCAGCAGTTGGTCAGTGAGTGCGCTGCTGAGGCCCATCAGTATGCCCGTCAAATGGCCGACGAGCGCATCGAAGGACAGAAGTCCACCATTCAGGATGCCGGCCTGGAGATCATCACTCTGGAGCCCGCCATGATTCAGGAGATGGCTGATGTCTCCGCCAACGTCTACGATCTGGTCCGCGAACAAATCGGCACCGATCTGGTGGACAGCCTGCTGGCACAGGTGGAAACTGCTTCCGTTGCGGAATAAGCAATATAGAGAGGGCAGGGGGTGTGAAAAGCCCCCCTGCCTCTTTCAAAATCATTTTGGCCCCGAATGTTTGGCTACTGTCCCACCTGACCGATGAGCCGGAGCCGGTGATGAGACTGGCGGTGCGGATCGCACTGTTTCCGGATTGGTCTTCTCTGGACAGCAGAAAGAGAATATGAGGCAGAGTGTTCAGAGAGCTGTGAATCGATTTCCTTGGTCCTGTGCAGAAGACTCTGGATTTTGGGCGAAACCCAGCCTTGACAATGCTTGTATTTGTTAGGATAATTTTGTAAAGGATTGTATGCATTTTCCATACATACCAAACTTTGACAAAAGGTACGGTGGACTTTATGGCTCTCAAACAGATTACGCGAGTGAATATTGCAGAGAAGGTTTTTGAACAGCTGCGGGACCAGATCCTCCAGGGGACCTGGAAGGAAGGCGAAAAGCTGCCCTCTGAACAGGAGTTGACTGAAACGTTAGGCGTCAGTCGGAGCTCTGTCCGCCAGGCCATCCGTACACTGGCTGATTATGGGATGGTAGAGACCCGAAATGGCACCGGAACCTATGTCAAGCGGCAGATTTCCGGCAATTACATGCTCAATATCGTGCCTATCGGCGATTTGCAGTTTGAAGATATTGTGGAAGTGCTGGATTTTCTATGCCTCATTGAGGACAGTGTGGCAGCCATGGCTGTCCAGCGCTGCACCCAGGAGGAGCTGGCGGAACTGCAAGCGATCCATAAGCGCCTGATTGCCGCCAAGGATCAAAACGATCTGGAGGCGCTGACCAATGTGGACGTGGAATTTCACTCGAAAATCGCGATGATCACGCAGAATTCCCTGGTGGTTCAGACTTACGCGCTTTTACTGGAGTTTCTCCAGCCGGTCATGCATCGCACCTATGTGACCCTGGGCGCGGAGGAAGGTATTCCATACCATGAGCGACTGATACAGGCCTTTTGTGCGCATGACGCGGTATCTGCCAAAAATGTGATGGGGGCCCACGCACAAAACCGGAGGGATAAATTTTTGGCACTCCAAGAAAGGATTGAACCATGAAGATTACAAGCGTCGACATTTTCCTCCTGCGCCATGTCGGTGAGGAGTTTTCCCCCTTCCCTTTTCGTCCGGCGGTGTGCCGTGTCAATACGGACGAGGGATCTGCGGGTATGGTGAAGCCGGCATTTCCGTAGGAACCGGTGAAAACGGCGTGGCCTATATGCTCAAGGACCTCTCTCAGCTGGTCTTGGGGAAGGACCCCATGAACAACGAGGTCATCTGGGAGGACATCCATAATGTGCTCCGGGGACACCTCAGCGGAGGCGGTGTGACGGTCTACTCCGCCATGAGTGCCTTGGACACCGCCATGATGGATATCAAGGGCAAAAAGCTGGGGGTCCCCATCTATGTTCTGCTGGGCGGCAAGCATCGTGACAAACTCAAGTGTTATCTCTCCCAGTGCCATTTGGGTTATCTGGATGATTACCGCCTACAGGCCACTATACAGCAGCTGGCCGATACCTGCGCCAAGATCCAGAAGGACGGGTATCCTGCCGTCAAATTCAATGCCGTGGCTTTTGACGAGCAGGCAAAGCCCCTGCCCCGGGAGATGACCACCGGTCCCTTGGAGAAAACGATTTTGGATCTTGCAGAATCCCGCCTGGCAGCAGTGCGGGAGCGGTGCGGTGACCAGCTGGGCATCATCCTGGAAAATCTCTGCGGGACCGATGTGACCGCGGCCGTGCAGCTGGAGCGGATCGCCCGCAAGTACGGCGTGCTGATGATCGAAGAGGCCACCTCTAACTTCAATCCCGCCCTTTACGGAGAGATCGCCCGGAGAGTCGAGACACCGTTGGCCACTGGTGAGCGTTTCCACACCCGCTGGGGCTTTGAACAGCTGCTCAAACAGGGAGCTATTTCTGTGATTCAGCCGGATATCACCAACTGCGGAGGCCTATCCGAGGCCAAGAAGATCTGCGACCTGGCACACATTTATGATGTCCGCGTCCAGTGCCATGTAGCCGGAACTCCTATCGCGGAGGCCGCTGCCATTCAGCTGGAAGCCGCCATCCCCAATTTTTACATCCACGAAACCTACCATATGGCAGCGCATCCTGACTGTGTGTCCTACGGAAAGTACGCTTACGTACCGGAAAACGG
This DNA window, taken from Dysosmobacter welbionis, encodes the following:
- a CDS encoding TRAP transporter substrate-binding protein; this encodes MKKLLALLLSLAMALSLAACGGGETAQQEPGGDAAGETYSFSVGTNTAEDSVNHLLAAKFKELIEDRSDGAVTVTLYENGALGGDAELTESCIAGSVDFIVGMTGSLVNYIPEAALFDLPNVFPDLETAREVLDGPILAELQAAYEAGGLKLFGYADSGFRVMTSSKAVRQMSDFSGIKIRTMENPNHIAYWQALGANPTPADFSELYMSLEQGTLDAQENPYDLIVANKLYEPQAYVIETNHLLHTLNMVGSKATYDALPADIQQLVSECAAEAHQYARQMADERIEGQKSTIQDAGLEIITLEPAMIQEMADVSANVYDLVREQIGTDLVDSLLAQVETASVAE
- a CDS encoding FadR/GntR family transcriptional regulator encodes the protein MNIAEKVFEQLRDQILQGTWKEGEKLPSEQELTETLGVSRSSVRQAIRTLADYGMVETRNGTGTYVKRQISGNYMLNIVPIGDLQFEDIVEVLDFLCLIEDSVAAMAVQRCTQEELAELQAIHKRLIAAKDQNDLEALTNVDVEFHSKIAMITQNSLVVQTYALLLEFLQPVMHRTYVTLGAEEGIPYHERLIQAFCAHDAVSAKNVMGAHAQNRRDKFLALQERIEP
- a CDS encoding mandelate racemase/muconate lactonizing enzyme family protein — translated: MPCQYGRGICGYGEAGISVGTGENGVAYMLKDLSQLVLGKDPMNNEVIWEDIHNVLRGHLSGGGVTVYSAMSALDTAMMDIKGKKLGVPIYVLLGGKHRDKLKCYLSQCHLGYLDDYRLQATIQQLADTCAKIQKDGYPAVKFNAVAFDEQAKPLPREMTTGPLEKTILDLAESRLAAVRERCGDQLGIILENLCGTDVTAAVQLERIARKYGVLMIEEATSNFNPALYGEIARRVETPLATGERFHTRWGFEQLLKQGAISVIQPDITNCGGLSEAKKICDLAHIYDVRVQCHVAGTPIAEAAAIQLEAAIPNFYIHETYHMAAHPDCVSYGKYAYVPENGYLTVPDLPGLGQELSDKAMAESLGHIEVR